In one Carassius carassius chromosome 48, fCarCar2.1, whole genome shotgun sequence genomic region, the following are encoded:
- the pex6 gene encoding peroxisomal ATPase PEX6 translates to MAAPVKLQCLDDFPTHIHPLHVIINKTQFTQKFPDYTGSTYALLLSLMDQQSPCNRGFLVCAHATPEEETDVNIPTCLAVYVSRSFLKHYGLKEHSQGMVRPQSLLPLKKIVIGARTKQSFKWASSEKFSNALLILASCHGQTLLARQGDALLIPYHHLLGEEASQVQQYLSEVMVLECTPVSQGRITVETSVVVSDCRDLDLTNTSSTSRLSASSLFVSDFAQYASSLSSGSSLLNSRVLDFSAFLQALECRLDVRVVDVSNLQKPGGILSRLEQNEGLDVDSTIFVHKSLLLKMGLFNGEWVIASIPADKVKKTPLSPVLGDRESSCSIPFKKQGRVHLVAIRAFESVRQQDMDMNDNVGFISPVQWFNLADGMEVPVGNKTIKIKRWNKESSEAGSQISVSACRCAAPPFAKELHIEAVVSPDYNSHGPFDSILYKHFSTPRLVQRGSILGIPSEGHPDLIENSSEGILRWPVLYFRVKQVCGFSAEEEEVSSYLADSSHTSLYMGGSAHSRSPCSVLQKGSSFWTSLCPPGLSSTVEQLLTIIQPHFSESSLTLKRGCSVLLMGPNGSGKVTAVRAASRRLHLHLIKVDCVSLCADTAAACEVKMKSVFERAELHHPCVLLLRNLQLLGQSRDGPETDSRVTSTLCQLVAAAHASVVVVGSVSSQRELSSDVMAAFVHQVTIESLSEAQRRTMLSSLSEDLLLGKEVNLGQIAKKTAGFVLGDLCALLTSAGKAAHRRLLQIYFPEAASEQEEEDLCVSGVSVTSEDFSAALDVLQKAHSQAIGAPKIPSVRWQDVGGLQQVKKEILDTIQLPLEHPELLSLGLRRSGLLLYGPPGTGKTLLAKAVATECTMTFLSVKGPELINMYVGQSEENIREVFSKARTAAPCVIFFDELDSLAPNRGHSGDSGGVMDRVVSQLLAELDGLHSSGDVFVIGATNRPDLLDQSLLRPGRFDKLVYVGVNEDRESQLQVLKAVLRRFKVDPSVCLSEVVDSCPPQLTGADLYALCSDAMMCAIKRKISRITEGVDSEASALILCSEDFRQALAGLQPSVSEQQLNRYKLIQQKFTIK, encoded by the exons ATGGCGGCTCCCGTGAAGTTGCAATGTCTTGATGACTTTCCAACACATATTCATCCACTACATGTGATTATCAACAAAACACAATTTACTCAAAAGTTCCCGGACTACACTGGATCCACATACGCGTTGTTATTGTCTCTGATGGACCAGCAGTCCCCCTGTAATCGGGGCTTTTTGGTGTGCGCTCACGCGACTCCGGAGGAAGAGACCGATGTAAACATTCCCACGTGTCTCGCTGTTTACGTGAGCAGATCTTTCCTTAAACACTACGGACTGAAGGAGCACTCGCAGGGAATGGTTCGCCCACAGTCTCTGCTGCCTTTAAAAAAGATTGTGATCGGGGCTCGGACGAAGCAGAGCTTTAAATGGGCTTCTTCAGAGAAGTTCTCCAATGCTCTGCTGATCCTAGCCTCCTGTCATGGACAGACTCTGCTGGCGAGGCAAGGCGACGCGCTTCTGATCCCCTACCATCATTTACTGGGGGAAGAAGCCTCACAGGTGCAGCAGTACCTGTCGGAGGTGATGGTGCTGGAGTGCACCCCTGTCAGTCAGGGCaggataacagtggaaactaGTGTGGTGGTGTCAGACTGCAGAGATCTGGAcctgaccaacaccagcagcacGAGCAGACTGTCCGCTTCCTCGCTCTTTGTCTCTGATTTTGCCCAGTACGCCAGTAGCTTGAGTTCTGGCAGCTCTTTGCTGAACAGCAGAGTGTTGGACTTCAGTGCTTTCTTGCAGGCTCTTGAATGCAGACTTGATGTGCGTGTGGTAGACGTCTCAAATCTCCAGAAACCTGGAGGAATTCTGTCTAGACTAGAGCAGAATGAAGGATTGGATGTCGACAGCACTATTTTTGTGCACAAGAGCTTGTTACTGAAGATGGGTTTGTTTAACGGGGAGTGGGTCATTGCATCAATCCCAGCAGACAAGGTGAAGAAGACCCCTTTGAGTCCTGTCCTCGGTGACCGGGAGAGTAGCTGTTCAATTCCCTTTAAGAAGCAGGGACGTGTTCATCTGGTTGCAATCAGAGCTTTTGAATCAGTTAGACAGCAAGACATGGATATGAATGACAATGTGGGCTTCATTTCACCGGTTCAGTGGTTTAACCTGGCAGACGGGATGGAAGTGCCTGTCGGAAATAAGACCATCAAAATTAAG AGGTGGAATAAGGAATCGTCTGAGGCTGGGTCTCAGATCTCCGTGAGCGCGTGTCGATGTGCAGCGCCGCCGTTTGCTAAAGAGCTGCACATCGAAGCCGTCGTATCTCCAGACTACAACTCCCATGGGCCCTTCGACAGCATCCTCTACAAGCACTTCAGCACACCCAG GCTTGTTCAGCGGGGGAGTATATTGGGAATCCCGTCAGAAGGACATCCTGATCTGATAGAGAACAGCTCTGAAGGAATCCTCAG GTGGCCTGTGCTGTATTTCAGAGTGAAGCAGGTGTGCGGTTTCTCCGCTGAGGAGGAAGAGGTTTCTTCATATCTGGCTGATTCTAGTCACACTTCACTATACATG GGAGGCTCCGCCCACAGCCGGTCTCCCTGCTCTGTGCTGCAGAAGGGTTCATCTTTCTGGACGAGTCTCTGTCCCCCGGGTCTGTCCAGCACTGTGGAGCAGCTGCTCACTATCATTCAACCTCACTTCAGCGAaag CTCTCTAACATTAAAGAGAGGCTGTTCTGTTCTTCTGATGGGTCCCAATGGCAGTGGTAAAGTCACGGCCGTAAGAGCAGCTAGCAGGAGGCTGCATCTGCATCTAATCAAG GTGGATTGCGTCAGTCTCTGTGCAGACACTGCAGCTGCGTGCGAGGTGAAGATGAAGTCTGTCTTTGAGAGAGCGGAGCTCCATCACCCGTGTGTTCTGCTGCTGAGAAACCTGCAGCTGCTCGGCCAGTCGCGGGACGGCCCTGAGACCGACTCCAGGGTCACGTCCACCCTCTGCCAGCTCGTAGCAGCTGCTCACGCCAG tgtggtggtggtggggtcTGTGAGCAGCCAGCGAGAGCTGTCCTCAGATGTGATGGCAGCGTTTGTGCACCAGGTGACGATAGAGAGTCTGTCCGAGGCGCAGCGCAGGACGATGCTGTCCAGCCTCAGTGAGGACCTGCTGTTGGGAAAAGAAGTCAATCTTGGCCAGATTGCCAAAAAGACTGCT GGTTTTGTTTTAGGAGATCTTTGTGCACTTCTTACCAGTGCTGGGAAAGCCGCTCACAGACGACTTCTGCAGATATA TTTTCCAGAAGCGGCGAGTGAACAGGAAGAGGAGGATCTGTGTGTCTCTGGGGTGAGCGTCACGTCTGAGGACTTCAGCGCTGCTCTGGACGTCCTGCAGAAGGCGCATTCACAAGCCATCGGAGCCCCAAAA ATCCCGTCGGTCAGGTGGCAGGACGTCGGTGGACTGCAGCAGGTTAAGAAGGAGATTCTGGACACGATTCAGCTTCCTCTGGAGCATCCAGAGCTGCTCTCGCTGGGGCTGCGGCGCTCCGGACTGCTGCTCTACGGGCCGCCTGGCACCGGGAAGACCCTGCTGGCTAAAGCCGTCGCCACCGAGTGTACCATGACCTTCCTCAG TGTGAAGGGTCCTGAACTCATCAACATGTACGTTGGTCAGAGTGAAGAGAACATTCGAGAAG TGTTCAGTAAGGCCAGAACCGCTGCTCCCTGTGTTATTTTCTTTGATGAGCTGGACTCTTTGGCTCCTAATAGAGGACACAGTGGGGACTCAGGAGGGGTGATGGACAG ggtTGTGTCACAGCTTTTAGCAGAGCTGGATGGTCTTCATTCGTCTGGAGATGTCTTTGTGATCGGAGCAACTAATCGCCCAGATCTGCTGGACCAATCCCTGCTCAGGCCTGGCAG GTTTGATAAGTTGGTGTATGTGGGAGTGAACGAAGACAGAGAGTCTCAGCTGCAGGTTCTGAAGGCAGTCTTGCGCAG GTTTAAAGTGGATCCCAGCGTGTGTCTGTCGGAGGTCGTGGACTCCTGTCCTCCTCAGCTGACCGGAGCCGATCTCTACGCGCTCTGTTCGGACGCCATGATGTGCGCCATCAAGAGGAAGATTTCACGAATCACTGAAG GTGTGGATTCGGAGGCCAGCGCTCTGATTCTGTGTTCAGAAGACTTCAGACAGGCTCTGGCAGGTCTTCAGCCATCCGTCTCTGAGCAGCAGCTCAACAGATACAAGCTCATCCAGCAGAAATTCACCATAAAATAA